TGGTATGAGTGGGCGCAACTCGGCCTCGCGTTCGTCGCCCTTCTCGTCTGGTACCGCGACGGACGGCCCGGACTCGGCTACGTCCGCCGAAGCGTCACGATAATCACGCGAAAAGCCGCGTAGCGGAACGGTTTCGACGGACCTCAACGACTCTTCTCCGACTGTCAGCCGTCCGCCGGCATCGGCGACTCGTGCGACTCGCGCTCGAGCGACCGAGAGTGACGCCGAGCAACCAATCGGGCCGCGAGAGCCAGAAGGATCGAAACCGGTGCGACCCATCGATCACGGCTGCTGTAGAATCCCGGAAAGACGACGTCGGCGTCGGTGAGCGGCCAGAGGTACTGGTAGGTGCCCGCCGGCGGCACCAACAGGAGATCGAGTACGAAGTGTGATAGCGCCCCGAGCGCGAGCAGGAGCGCGACCGCCCGCCGGTACTCCGCGCGGATGGTCAGCGAAGCGATGCAGATCACGACCGCCACGCCGCCGATCGAGTGCATCGGTCGCCAGGAAAACGACGCGCCGAGCGCAGCCTCGATCGTCTCCGGCGAGACGATCCATTTCAACCGATTGAGGTCGGGGAGCATCCCGCCGACCATCGCGACGGTCGCCAGCCGCGCCGTGATCCACGGATACCGTATCGAGAGGAGCGTCGCAAGCGCGTACGCGACCAGCACGTGCGTCAAGCCGTCGGCCACGTCGATCACTCCCCGCTTCGCGCGACTCGAGTCGTCGACTGTCGATCGGCCGGCTCTGCCCCGGCGCCGCCACCGACGGGCAGTCGTCCGGTCGGCTCGAGGGAGAGCCGGCGGATGTCGAGTCGCCAGCCGACGAGCGCGCGGCCTGCGACCAGCGCGGCGCCGACGGCCGAGATCGCGTGCGCGTACAGGAGCCCCCCGATGCGACGCTCCTCGC
Above is a genomic segment from Haloterrigena salifodinae containing:
- a CDS encoding metal-dependent hydrolase, with translation MADGLTHVLVAYALATLLSIRYPWITARLATVAMVGGMLPDLNRLKWIVSPETIEAALGASFSWRPMHSIGGVAVVICIASLTIRAEYRRAVALLLALGALSHFVLDLLLVPPAGTYQYLWPLTDADVVFPGFYSSRDRWVAPVSILLALAARLVARRHSRSLERESHESPMPADG